Proteins encoded within one genomic window of Congzhengia minquanensis:
- a CDS encoding helix-turn-helix domain-containing protein, whose amino-acid sequence MNKNYCITEFISALNVHDEEGKLLTMKNRYSASLVFPLSGAISFSAGKNRVIADNNHPVYIPQGINYFNRCLREADSILFNFYDMNGFGELTSLPPVPTETVLECFERIKTPAEAVQTSRFYILSQLYSLLHKLENNEMQNKNPILVSAALFIKQNFHVTGLSLSDIANAACVSKVYLGKVFVKELQITPFQYLTKIRMEQAVTYLQEFRRVGEVSASVGYGDVYQFSRAFKKYYGCSPKAYCRRLL is encoded by the coding sequence ATGAATAAAAATTATTGTATTACAGAATTTATTTCCGCGCTGAATGTGCACGACGAAGAGGGAAAACTGCTAACAATGAAAAACCGATACAGCGCCAGCTTGGTTTTCCCGCTTTCGGGAGCAATTTCGTTTTCGGCCGGAAAAAACCGGGTAATTGCAGATAACAACCACCCGGTTTATATCCCTCAGGGAATAAATTATTTTAACAGATGCCTCCGCGAGGCGGACAGCATTCTGTTTAACTTTTATGATATGAATGGATTTGGCGAATTAACCTCTTTGCCGCCTGTGCCGACGGAGACAGTTTTGGAGTGTTTTGAACGGATAAAAACGCCTGCCGAAGCTGTTCAAACTAGCCGGTTTTATATCTTATCACAGCTTTACAGCCTTTTGCATAAACTCGAAAACAACGAAATGCAAAACAAAAACCCAATCCTTGTTTCTGCGGCACTATTTATAAAGCAAAATTTTCATGTAACAGGACTTTCCCTAAGCGACATCGCCAATGCCGCATGTGTCAGTAAGGTATATTTGGGAAAGGTTTTTGTGAAGGAGCTGCAAATAACTCCGTTTCAATATCTTACAAAAATACGCATGGAACAGGCTGTTACTTATTTGCAGGAATTTCGCAGAGTTGGCGAAGTTTCCGCCAGCGTCGGATATGGTGACGTTTATCAGTTCAGCCGCGCGTTTAAAAAATATTACGGTTGTTCTCCAAAAGCTTATTGTCGCCGCCTGCTTTAA
- a CDS encoding ribulokinase, whose protein sequence is MTKYAIGVDFGTLSGRALLVSLEDGEEIASCVMEYPHGVMDRTLPSGERLENGAAFQHPQDYLDVLNHTVKTVVAQSGVCPEDIVGLGIDFTSCTVLPVLEDGTPLCVLDEFSSDPHAYVKLWKHHSAQQEADEITVLAEERKESWLARYGGKVSSEWLLPKVLETLHKSPMVFSAAQRFVEAGDWLVWNLTGREVHSSCMAGYKGTWHFESGYPSDSFLTALDPRLHGLAGTKISTKVMPAGTLAGGLTKPAAENLGLCAGTAVSVPVIDAHAALPAAGITGPGTLMMIMGTSTCHILMNGEEKEVPGICGVVKDGVLPGYFAYEAGQACVGDHFAWFMENCLPERFLTQAAAEGKSVYALMREKAALLAPGESGLLALDWWNGSRTPYVDADLSGLILGMTLKTRPEEIYRALIEATAFGTKRIIDTYEQHGVNIRSLCASGGIAEKDPLAMQIYADVCGREIQVAGSAQAGALGSAMFAAVASGYFQNMEQAAGVLARLKDFSYQPVAENSAVYNKLYDEYVTLCEYFAKKNHVMKRLKKV, encoded by the coding sequence ATGACCAAATATGCAATTGGGGTGGATTTCGGAACGCTTTCCGGCCGGGCTTTGTTGGTTTCGCTGGAAGACGGGGAGGAAATTGCGTCCTGCGTGATGGAATATCCCCACGGGGTGATGGACAGAACGCTTCCCTCCGGCGAAAGGCTGGAAAACGGCGCCGCGTTTCAGCACCCGCAAGACTATCTCGACGTGTTAAACCACACTGTGAAAACGGTTGTTGCCCAGTCCGGCGTTTGCCCCGAAGACATTGTGGGACTGGGGATTGATTTTACCTCCTGCACGGTTTTGCCTGTATTGGAAGACGGCACGCCCCTGTGCGTGCTGGACGAGTTTTCAAGCGACCCCCACGCCTATGTGAAGCTGTGGAAGCACCATTCCGCCCAGCAGGAGGCGGACGAAATCACCGTCCTGGCCGAGGAGCGGAAAGAAAGCTGGCTTGCGCGCTACGGCGGGAAGGTTTCGTCAGAGTGGCTGCTGCCCAAGGTGCTGGAAACGCTTCATAAAAGCCCAATGGTTTTTTCTGCCGCCCAGCGGTTTGTTGAGGCCGGTGACTGGCTTGTGTGGAACCTTACAGGGCGCGAGGTGCACAGCTCGTGCATGGCGGGCTACAAGGGCACCTGGCACTTTGAATCCGGATATCCCTCCGACTCGTTTTTAACCGCCCTGGACCCGCGTTTGCACGGTTTAGCGGGCACCAAAATCAGCACCAAAGTTATGCCGGCAGGAACCCTTGCCGGCGGGCTGACAAAACCTGCCGCAGAAAATCTGGGACTTTGTGCGGGCACGGCGGTGTCTGTCCCCGTGATAGACGCCCATGCGGCGCTGCCTGCGGCAGGAATTACCGGCCCCGGCACGCTGATGATGATTATGGGCACTTCCACTTGCCACATTTTGATGAACGGCGAGGAAAAAGAGGTTCCGGGCATTTGCGGCGTGGTGAAAGACGGCGTTCTTCCCGGATATTTTGCCTACGAGGCCGGGCAGGCCTGCGTGGGCGACCACTTTGCATGGTTTATGGAAAACTGCCTGCCGGAGCGGTTTTTAACGCAGGCGGCGGCAGAGGGAAAATCGGTTTATGCGCTCATGCGGGAAAAGGCGGCGCTGCTCGCTCCCGGCGAAAGCGGGCTTTTGGCGCTGGACTGGTGGAACGGCAGCCGCACCCCTTATGTAGACGCCGATTTGTCAGGGCTGATTCTGGGAATGACGCTGAAAACCCGTCCTGAGGAGATTTACCGCGCGCTGATTGAAGCCACGGCCTTTGGCACGAAGCGCATTATCGACACCTACGAACAGCACGGCGTGAACATTCGTTCCCTTTGTGCCTCCGGCGGAATTGCGGAAAAGGACCCGCTGGCCATGCAGATTTATGCAGATGTTTGCGGCCGCGAAATTCAAGTGGCAGGAAGCGCCCAGGCCGGTGCCTTGGGCAGCGCCATGTTTGCCGCCGTGGCATCGGGCTATTTTCAAAACATGGAACAGGCGGCAGGTGTTTTAGCACGCTTAAAGGATTTTTCATATCAACCGGTTGCAGAGAACTCCGCAGTTTACAACAAGCTTTATGATGAGTATGTGACTTTGTGTGAATATTTCGCCAAAAAAAACCATGTGATGAAGCGGCTGAAAAAAGTGTGA
- a CDS encoding UvrD-helicase domain-containing protein yields MIIADLHIHSKYSRATSRDCTPEQLDFWARRKGIGLLGTGDFTHAAWRGELKEKLISAEDGLFRLKKEYCADPDNFSEDNAPRFVLSGEISSIYKKNGRVRKVHNVILLPGFEAADLLSAKLALIGNIHSDGRPILGLDSRDLLELTLDVCPEAIFIPAHIWTPHFSLFGAFSGFDTIEECFEDLTPHIHALETGLSADPVMCRRLSALDRYTLVSNSDAHSPAKLGREANLLDIDRSYTGLYNAIQTREGFLGTVEFFPEEGKYHLDGHRNCNLCLTPDETLKYGGKCPVCGKKITIGVLNRVTQLADRPEDFVLPDMLPFESLVPLPEVIGASLSLSAASKKTAKLYEEMLQKIGPEFYILRQAPIEEIRAVGGVCVAEGIRRLRAGEVKRTPGFDGEYGKIRLLEDSEISLFSGQTMLTELSLLPDAAEIAKKKNPAPPAQSVQESSDTEAKQMKANDALNAEQEEAAASGAPVVLVSAGPGTGKTKTLVSRIVHLISQGVKPQEITAVTFTNKAAGEMRQRLEKQIGKRAAKQMTIGTFHAVCLGLLTDLGLSPAIIDRETALDLAKEAILEENAKIGPVDLLQEVSKRKNGVTAEGQLSDELFYAYCAQLEKNRVVDLDDLLLMVLKKWDAGEFLPKQKRRFAHLSVDEFQDINPVQYRLVQAWSQNAKGLFVIGDTDQAIYGFRGSDAKCFDRLREDFPDRKEITLMQNYRCAPKILNAAVSVITEGGKKERALAANRTGGAGVKLHAATSPLAEGIFVAKQINQMVGGIEMLDTDSAKQLDDAHRVRGFSDIAVLYRTHRQARILEKCFRQESIPYTVAGREDFLQDGCVRGILAFLRFLTEPENQNALAQALKLLFDCSAPVAKRCLAELEKKEVRGAENILAILKEEQTPLCSFALLAEKLLSLFSTESPSNFITHLAENLGKDTDENVKKLIHTAVMYDGISAFLQSVVLGEERDIQRASGTAYSSDAVTLSTLHGSKGLEFPVVFLCGVNDGTIPLEAASGAADIAEERRLFYVGMTRAMDELILSSFGKPSAFLADIPENFTEKAEQNTPAKPIGRQMSLF; encoded by the coding sequence ATGATCATTGCTGATTTGCATATTCATTCTAAATATTCGCGGGCCACCAGCCGGGACTGCACGCCCGAACAGTTAGACTTTTGGGCGCGGCGCAAGGGCATAGGCCTTTTGGGCACGGGGGACTTTACCCATGCCGCCTGGCGCGGCGAGCTGAAGGAAAAGCTGATTTCTGCGGAGGATGGGCTTTTTCGCCTGAAAAAAGAGTATTGTGCCGATCCAGACAATTTTTCAGAAGACAACGCGCCGCGGTTTGTGCTGTCCGGCGAAATCAGTTCCATTTATAAAAAGAACGGCAGGGTAAGAAAGGTGCATAACGTAATTTTGCTGCCCGGTTTTGAGGCAGCGGATCTGCTTTCGGCAAAGCTTGCGCTGATTGGAAACATTCATTCCGACGGACGGCCCATTTTGGGGCTGGACAGCCGGGATTTGTTGGAGTTGACCTTAGACGTGTGCCCGGAGGCGATTTTCATTCCCGCCCACATCTGGACGCCGCACTTTTCCCTGTTCGGCGCCTTTTCCGGATTTGACACCATAGAGGAGTGTTTTGAGGATTTAACGCCCCACATTCACGCCTTAGAAACCGGCCTTTCCGCAGACCCGGTCATGTGCCGGCGGCTTTCCGCCCTAGACCGCTATACCTTAGTTTCCAATTCCGACGCCCACTCCCCTGCCAAGCTGGGGCGCGAGGCAAACCTTTTGGATATTGACCGTTCCTACACCGGGCTTTACAACGCAATTCAAACCAGAGAAGGGTTTTTAGGAACGGTGGAATTCTTCCCTGAGGAGGGAAAATATCATTTAGACGGCCACAGGAACTGTAATTTATGCTTAACGCCTGACGAAACCTTAAAATATGGCGGCAAATGCCCGGTGTGCGGAAAGAAAATCACAATCGGCGTTTTGAACCGCGTTACACAGCTTGCCGACCGGCCGGAGGATTTTGTACTCCCCGATATGCTGCCCTTTGAAAGTCTGGTGCCCCTGCCTGAGGTGATTGGGGCCTCCCTTTCCCTTTCCGCAGCCAGCAAAAAAACTGCAAAACTCTATGAGGAGATGCTTCAAAAAATCGGCCCGGAGTTTTACATTCTCCGCCAGGCGCCCATTGAGGAAATCCGCGCTGTGGGCGGTGTTTGCGTGGCCGAGGGTATTCGCCGCCTGCGGGCGGGCGAGGTGAAACGCACGCCGGGGTTTGACGGAGAATATGGAAAAATCCGCCTATTGGAGGACAGTGAAATCAGCCTTTTCAGCGGCCAGACCATGCTGACAGAACTCTCACTGCTTCCCGACGCAGCGGAAATTGCTAAGAAAAAAAATCCTGCCCCGCCGGCACAGAGCGTGCAGGAGTCATCAGATACCGAAGCAAAACAGATGAAAGCGAACGATGCGCTGAACGCGGAGCAGGAAGAGGCCGCCGCGTCCGGCGCGCCGGTGGTTTTGGTTTCGGCAGGCCCGGGAACAGGCAAAACGAAAACGCTGGTTTCCCGTATTGTGCACCTCATTTCGCAGGGCGTAAAACCACAGGAAATTACGGCAGTTACGTTCACCAACAAAGCCGCAGGCGAAATGCGCCAGCGCTTGGAAAAACAAATTGGAAAACGGGCGGCAAAGCAAATGACCATTGGCACGTTTCACGCTGTGTGTTTGGGGCTTTTAACAGATCTTGGCCTTTCCCCCGCCATTATTGACAGGGAAACGGCGCTGGATTTGGCAAAGGAAGCTATTCTGGAAGAAAACGCCAAAATTGGCCCGGTAGATCTTTTGCAGGAGGTTTCAAAACGGAAGAACGGCGTAACCGCAGAGGGGCAGCTCAGCGACGAGCTTTTTTACGCCTATTGCGCGCAGCTTGAAAAGAACCGGGTGGTTGATTTGGACGATTTGCTGCTGATGGTTTTGAAGAAGTGGGATGCTGGCGAATTTCTCCCGAAGCAAAAGCGCCGGTTTGCACACCTTTCTGTGGACGAGTTTCAGGACATTAACCCGGTGCAATACCGGCTGGTGCAGGCATGGTCGCAGAACGCAAAGGGGCTGTTTGTGATTGGCGACACCGACCAGGCCATATACGGCTTCCGCGGCTCCGACGCGAAATGTTTTGACCGGCTGCGGGAGGATTTCCCTGACAGAAAAGAAATTACACTTATGCAAAACTACCGCTGTGCACCGAAGATATTAAATGCCGCAGTTTCCGTGATTACTGAGGGCGGAAAAAAAGAGCGGGCACTGGCCGCCAACAGAACAGGAGGCGCAGGCGTGAAGCTGCACGCTGCCACAAGTCCGCTGGCTGAGGGGATTTTTGTTGCCAAGCAGATTAACCAAATGGTTGGCGGCATTGAAATGTTAGATACCGATAGTGCGAAACAGCTTGACGACGCCCACAGGGTGCGGGGCTTTTCCGACATTGCGGTGCTCTACCGCACCCACCGGCAGGCCCGGATTTTGGAAAAATGTTTCCGGCAGGAATCCATTCCCTATACCGTTGCCGGACGGGAGGACTTTTTGCAGGACGGCTGTGTTCGTGGAATTTTGGCCTTTCTGCGGTTTTTAACGGAACCGGAGAATCAAAATGCCCTGGCCCAGGCGCTGAAATTGCTGTTCGACTGTTCCGCCCCTGTGGCAAAACGCTGTTTGGCGGAGTTAGAGAAAAAAGAAGTGCGCGGAGCGGAAAACATTCTTGCTATTCTAAAAGAAGAACAAACACCCTTGTGTTCCTTTGCGTTATTGGCGGAAAAACTGCTGTCTTTGTTCAGCACAGAATCCCCCTCAAATTTTATCACGCATTTGGCAGAGAATTTGGGGAAAGATACGGACGAAAACGTGAAAAAGCTGATTCATACCGCAGTGATGTATGACGGAATTTCCGCGTTTTTGCAGTCGGTTGTGCTCGGTGAGGAGCGGGACATTCAGCGCGCCTCCGGCACGGCCTACAGTTCCGACGCGGTGACGCTTTCCACGCTCCACGGCAGCAAGGGGCTTGAGTTCCCTGTGGTATTCCTGTGCGGTGTAAACGACGGCACCATTCCGCTGGAAGCCGCCTCCGGCGCGGCGGATATTGCCGAGGAGCGCCGCCTGTTTTATGTGGGAATGACCCGGGCAATGGACGAGTTGATTTTAAGTTCCTTCGGCAAGCCCTCTGCATTTTTAGCAGACATTCCGGAGAATTTCACTGAAAAAGCAGAACAAAATACGCCTGCAAAGCCTATTGGGCGGCAGATGTCCCTGTTTTAA
- a CDS encoding glycoside hydrolase family 140 protein has protein sequence MKKLKVYGTGQYLMWEDEKPFFYLGDTVWELFHRLTREEMVEYFAVRAKQGFNAVQAVALAEFEGVTVPNKYGRLPLTFTNGLPDPEKPDTDGEYSYWDHVEYAIALAAEKNMFITLLPTWGDKFNRLWGTGPEIFTPENAYAYGKWIAKRFQKHWNIIWMLGGDRPLSTHLHRMVVDEMGRGIAETDPDHLITFHPCGAASSVDAVSSKSYIDFHTVQSGHGFEGYESFSLLRRTKEAEGNKPFMDSEPRYEDHPACFKAEYGCYWSTQDVRNNAYWDMCEGACGHTYGNHCIWGFTTKPEPYFPFVWQEALHHEGANQIRFLKELRLKRDFYSFRPAPELAEDDDAIGGHIAAGRGEKYAYIYTPQGQPIRANLNLMGGNIIRASWFNPRTGKETFYKLFPPKTALFAAPTHGEDWVLVLEIME, from the coding sequence ATGAAAAAGTTAAAAGTTTACGGAACCGGGCAGTATCTTATGTGGGAGGACGAAAAACCATTTTTTTACCTGGGAGATACGGTCTGGGAGCTGTTTCACAGGCTGACGCGGGAGGAGATGGTGGAATATTTCGCGGTTCGCGCAAAGCAGGGCTTTAACGCAGTTCAGGCGGTGGCCCTGGCAGAATTTGAGGGCGTCACTGTGCCAAACAAATATGGCAGACTTCCGCTGACGTTCACAAACGGCCTGCCAGACCCGGAAAAGCCCGACACAGACGGGGAATACAGCTATTGGGACCATGTGGAGTATGCAATTGCGCTTGCTGCTGAAAAGAATATGTTCATTACCCTTCTTCCCACCTGGGGCGACAAGTTTAACCGGCTTTGGGGAACAGGGCCGGAAATATTTACGCCGGAAAATGCGTATGCTTACGGAAAGTGGATTGCAAAACGGTTTCAAAAGCATTGGAACATCATTTGGATGCTGGGCGGCGACCGGCCGCTGAGCACGCACCTGCACCGGATGGTGGTTGACGAAATGGGCAGGGGCATTGCAGAAACAGACCCAGACCATTTAATCACGTTCCACCCCTGTGGCGCTGCGTCGTCTGTTGATGCGGTCAGCTCAAAATCTTATATCGATTTCCACACGGTGCAATCTGGTCACGGCTTTGAAGGGTATGAGAGCTTTTCTTTGCTCCGCAGAACAAAAGAGGCAGAGGGAAACAAGCCGTTTATGGACTCGGAGCCGCGGTATGAAGATCACCCAGCCTGCTTTAAAGCGGAATATGGCTGTTACTGGAGCACCCAGGACGTGCGGAACAACGCCTATTGGGACATGTGCGAGGGCGCCTGCGGCCACACCTATGGAAACCACTGTATTTGGGGATTTACCACAAAACCGGAACCTTATTTTCCCTTTGTGTGGCAAGAAGCCCTGCACCACGAGGGGGCGAACCAGATCAGGTTTTTAAAAGAGCTGCGCTTAAAACGGGATTTTTATTCTTTCCGTCCGGCGCCGGAGCTTGCGGAGGACGATGATGCCATCGGCGGGCACATTGCTGCCGGCAGGGGAGAAAAGTATGCTTATATCTATACGCCCCAGGGGCAGCCAATCCGGGCAAACTTAAATTTGATGGGCGGCAATATCATTCGTGCAAGCTGGTTTAATCCGAGAACAGGGAAAGAAACATTTTATAAACTGTTCCCGCCCAAAACTGCGCTGTTTGCTGCTCCGACCCACGGGGAAGACTGGGTGCTGGTGTTGGAAATTATGGAATAA
- a CDS encoding flavin reductase family protein, translating into MKREINVFNHAAEIMNAVKNGVLITTKSGDKVNSMTISWGMLGIEWNRPVFITFVRESRFTKEMLDESMNFTVNIPFGEFDKRIVSFCGAHSGRDVDKAKALNLTMLPSDSIPSPAVAELPLTLECNVIYRQMQDKNAIPTSVKADFYPAGEDRHAHDNQDFHIAYYGEIVKAYIIE; encoded by the coding sequence ATGAAACGGGAAATTAACGTTTTTAACCATGCAGCAGAAATTATGAACGCGGTCAAAAACGGTGTTTTAATCACCACAAAATCAGGGGACAAGGTTAATTCCATGACCATTTCCTGGGGGATGCTGGGCATAGAATGGAACAGGCCTGTTTTTATCACCTTTGTGCGGGAAAGCCGGTTTACAAAAGAAATGTTAGATGAAAGCATGAATTTCACGGTGAACATTCCTTTCGGCGAATTTGACAAAAGAATCGTGAGCTTTTGCGGCGCACATTCCGGCAGGGATGTTGACAAGGCAAAAGCACTGAATTTGACAATGCTCCCGTCAGACAGCATTCCGTCGCCCGCCGTAGCGGAACTGCCGCTTACCTTAGAATGCAATGTGATATACCGCCAGATGCAGGATAAAAATGCAATACCCACATCTGTTAAAGCAGATTTTTATCCCGCAGGCGAAGACCGCCATGCGCACGATAATCAGGATTTCCACATTGCATATTATGGCGAAATTGTAAAGGCATATATCATAGAATAA
- a CDS encoding antitoxin — protein sequence MIKNSTDYKRKFNAEKYDRLEITVPKGKKAVIKDFAEKQNKSVNGFVNEAIDEKMERDN from the coding sequence ATGATTAAAAATTCAACGGATTACAAAAGAAAATTTAATGCCGAAAAATATGATAGATTGGAAATAACTGTCCCCAAAGGCAAAAAGGCTGTAATAAAAGACTTTGCAGAAAAGCAGAATAAGTCTGTGAATGGATTTGTTAATGAGGCGATAGACGAAAAAATGGAACGGGATAATTAA
- a CDS encoding Fic family protein, producing MDLAILKQKKEFVNANMHTLSQAAQENYATAFDIEYTHNSTAIEGNTLTLMETKLLIEDKLSVGGKDLREIYEVVNHNKAFSYISKKVLKKDPLDEKIIKDIHALLMENIIVGGVYRNVEVYISGAQHTPPAPLEMYGQIKNFYMDLAQKKDIEPIELAAWTHAEFVKIHPFIDGNGRTSRLIMNYQLMSGGYLPVSIPKEERLKYFECLESYALKGDLNMFISLIAELEEKRLDTYIEAIKNSTGIDFCVNSQLNT from the coding sequence ATGGATTTAGCTATACTGAAACAGAAAAAGGAATTTGTAAATGCAAATATGCATACACTCTCGCAGGCGGCGCAGGAAAACTATGCTACAGCTTTTGACATAGAATATACGCACAATTCAACCGCTATTGAAGGGAACACCCTTACGTTAATGGAAACCAAACTGCTGATTGAAGATAAATTGTCGGTTGGCGGTAAAGATTTAAGAGAAATTTATGAAGTAGTCAACCATAATAAGGCTTTTTCATACATTTCAAAAAAGGTTTTGAAAAAAGACCCTCTTGATGAGAAAATAATTAAAGATATACATGCTTTGCTTATGGAAAATATCATAGTAGGCGGCGTTTACAGAAACGTTGAGGTATATATCAGCGGTGCGCAGCACACACCGCCGGCGCCGCTTGAAATGTACGGACAAATTAAAAACTTTTATATGGATTTGGCGCAAAAAAAAGATATTGAACCGATTGAACTTGCCGCGTGGACACATGCAGAGTTTGTTAAAATTCATCCTTTTATCGACGGCAACGGGCGCACGTCAAGACTGATTATGAATTATCAGCTTATGTCCGGCGGCTATTTGCCTGTGTCTATTCCAAAAGAGGAACGTCTTAAGTATTTTGAGTGCTTAGAAAGTTATGCTTTAAAAGGCGATTTAAACATGTTTATCTCTTTGATAGCGGAACTTGAAGAAAAAAGACTTGATACTTACATCGAAGCCATTAAAAACAGCACCGGAATAGATTTTTGTGTAAATTCACAACTGAACACATAA
- a CDS encoding type II toxin-antitoxin system HicA family toxin, which yields MATVEKIIEKMKRQPNGIRVSELDRVLNAYGYRLDRQKGSHRQYINQIGDVITIKDETPLKAVYVKDVLRRIE from the coding sequence ATGGCGACAGTGGAGAAAATCATTGAAAAAATGAAGCGACAGCCAAACGGCATCAGGGTATCGGAATTGGACAGGGTGCTGAACGCTTACGGGTACCGGTTAGACCGTCAAAAAGGCTCTCACAGACAATATATCAATCAAATAGGTGATGTAATAACAATTAAGGACGAAACGCCATTAAAGGCCGTATATGTCAAAGACGTTTTGCGTAGAATAGAATAG
- a CDS encoding toxin-antitoxin system HicB family antitoxin, giving the protein MTVKDYLELPYNIVIKKIKDESGTYYHAAVLELDGCQSTGDTYGEAYSGILEAMEGYIETKLENGFDVPVPLDTDKYSGKFVVRMPKSLHQRLAMEASQEGVSLNQYALYKLSH; this is encoded by the coding sequence ATGACCGTAAAAGACTATTTAGAGTTGCCATACAATATCGTTATCAAAAAAATAAAAGATGAAAGCGGAACATATTACCATGCTGCCGTTCTGGAGCTTGACGGCTGTCAAAGCACCGGAGATACTTATGGCGAAGCATACAGCGGTATTTTAGAGGCTATGGAGGGTTATATTGAAACAAAGCTCGAAAATGGTTTTGATGTACCTGTGCCATTAGATACGGATAAATATAGCGGTAAGTTTGTCGTGCGAATGCCGAAGTCGCTCCATCAACGTTTAGCCATGGAGGCATCTCAAGAGGGTGTGTCTTTGAACCAGTATGCACTTTATAAACTCAGTCATTAA
- a CDS encoding sigma-70 family RNA polymerase sigma factor → MTNEQLVISAKKGDLSAIEQLYTQNSGIIFRNCRPFERLGYETDDLMQEAYFVLLKAVDSYKEDSGYQFVTYLSNSLKWHFSRYVKRDKNRRDLCVLDSPIDEDGETTKADMLPDEAAEFEDSTIYNADMNKVFGLVKDALKGENNGDMMYDILCDVFVAEKTLAEIGRKYSVNGERIRQIRVKALRHLRNPKHKKLHSYREYVIDRSIYHSGFTEFKHTNTSSVEWAVLKMEQKENNHFYDRIHRKDTTI, encoded by the coding sequence TTGACAAACGAACAGCTTGTAATTTCAGCCAAAAAGGGGGACCTATCCGCTATCGAGCAGCTTTACACGCAGAACAGCGGCATTATTTTCCGTAATTGCCGGCCGTTTGAGCGGTTGGGGTATGAAACAGACGACCTTATGCAGGAGGCTTATTTTGTGCTTTTAAAGGCCGTTGACAGCTACAAGGAAGATAGCGGCTATCAGTTTGTTACATACCTTTCCAATTCTTTGAAATGGCACTTTTCAAGATATGTCAAGCGTGATAAAAACCGCCGTGACCTGTGCGTGCTGGATTCTCCCATAGATGAAGACGGTGAAACCACAAAGGCCGACATGCTCCCGGACGAAGCGGCAGAATTTGAGGACAGCACAATTTATAACGCTGACATGAACAAAGTGTTCGGGCTTGTAAAAGACGCGCTGAAGGGCGAAAACAACGGCGATATGATGTATGATATTCTGTGTGATGTTTTTGTTGCGGAAAAGACTTTGGCTGAAATAGGCCGAAAATACAGCGTAAACGGAGAGAGAATACGGCAGATAAGAGTGAAGGCCCTTAGACATTTAAGAAACCCCAAACATAAAAAACTGCACTCGTATCGCGAATACGTCATTGACCGCTCCATATACCATAGCGGATTCACTGAATTCAAGCATACCAACACCAGCAGCGTTGAATGGGCGGTTCTGAAAATGGAGCAAAAAGAAAACAATCATTTTTACGACAGAATCCACAGAAAAGACACAACCATTTAA
- a CDS encoding ATP-binding protein, translating to MNGNVEYCPNCGRQLEYFQPTPICKVIQRTCVCYYEQKEKELATGTIRAREHMRKLSGLPIGYIEKTFDNFEPRNNDEAICKSLSTEFADKDYSNTGLWFVMAGTVGTGKTHISAAIINRMIDNCAIDENIARQFVPLGGFGNITPPCKYIRCTDLIAGVKERMVDNTATDFETICKNTAVLILDDFGVTRTTEWNQDLFYRILDHRYINEKPTVISTNLSVEELKSAFGERTYDRIKDMCKLPVIITGESHRGKEKS from the coding sequence ATGAACGGAAATGTAGAATATTGCCCGAACTGCGGCAGACAATTGGAATACTTTCAGCCTACGCCTATTTGCAAAGTAATTCAAAGAACATGCGTATGTTATTACGAGCAAAAAGAAAAGGAGCTTGCAACCGGTACAATTAGAGCGCGGGAACACATGCGTAAATTAAGCGGTCTCCCAATTGGTTATATTGAAAAAACGTTTGACAACTTTGAGCCGCGAAACAATGACGAAGCAATATGCAAAAGCTTAAGCACCGAATTTGCAGACAAGGACTATAGCAATACCGGTCTGTGGTTTGTGATGGCTGGAACTGTCGGAACAGGGAAAACACATATATCGGCCGCTATTATCAACAGAATGATAGATAATTGTGCGATTGATGAGAATATCGCGCGTCAATTTGTCCCGTTAGGCGGTTTTGGTAACATTACGCCGCCGTGCAAATATATAAGGTGTACAGACTTAATCGCCGGAGTAAAAGAAAGAATGGTCGATAATACGGCTACAGATTTTGAAACAATTTGCAAAAATACAGCCGTCCTGATTTTAGATGATTTCGGCGTAACAAGAACCACTGAATGGAATCAGGATTTATTTTACAGAATTTTAGACCATAGATACATAAACGAAAAACCAACTGTAATTTCTACAAATTTGAGCGTTGAAGAATTAAAATCCGCATTTGGAGAACGTACATATGACAGAATAAAAGACATGTGTAAATTGCCTGTGATAATCACCGGCGAAAGTCACCGCGGAAAAGAAAAGAGCTAA